The Nicotiana sylvestris chromosome 6, ASM39365v2, whole genome shotgun sequence genomic sequence TGCTACATGTAGTGGGAAACATAATTTGCTAGATCATTAGCTGGATACatatacctttttttttttttttaaaaaaaaaacattcttTGTGGCTGATATAATGAATATAGGACACAACTGAGTAAAGGTTTAGGAATACTTGGAATAATCATGCTTCATGCAATTTTGACTTCAAGTAATCATATCATCCATCTTTGTTGCACTGGAATATATGGGGCCATTAGAACCTTTTTTCTCCTTTAGATTTCCCAGCAAAGATTTCATAAGCAAAAGACCCACTCCTCTCCTTTtgtttttcctccatttttgctttCGTCTCAAAAGGCACAAGAATAAGAAAGATATATCTCCAAATAGCACAACTATGCTTTTCAAATATGAGAAATCCTGTTCACCATTTACAACTTCAGAGATAGAAAAAGGACCTTTACCTAAAAATAAGTCCAGAAATGGTAAAGCTTGTAATGAATTTGGTTCAAGACTTCAACAGACTCGTTCAGCTGGTCAGATAAATAAAAGGCACACAGTGTCACCATTAACTCATTTCTGGAAGGAAATAGTTGACTCACTCATATTAAATTGGTTATGTCTCTAATCAGAAAGCTTTTCAAAACCTTGTTGCAGATAATATCAACAGTAAAGAGTTAACATTCGAAGTCCCTGGCATAAAAGATAAAACCAATAAACCACTAAAGAAAATGGAAACGCGAATCTCAATTCATCAACTAGGGGGAGTAGACTCTCTTCTCATAAAATGCAATGAAAATTTTCAAACCACCACATGAGCTATTACATTGTGCACGCGTTTAGTAAAAAGTAAATTGTATTATAATTAAAGCACACATCCACAGAACTAAAAAGCAACACGAACGGAATTCCTCTATGAAGATGCCATATATAGACATAGGTGACTGATAACTCCTGACTATTTGTAAAGTCAAGATCAGCGGGAACATCCGCCTGAGCGAGCTCAAAATGGGCATTTCCGGCCAGTTTTGAGTTTAGGAGTCGGAGTTTAAGACTCGGCAAAGGCATCAGCCTAGCTAGGAACTTAAGTAGAAGAGTAAACCCCTAAAGAGTAAGGTAAGGCCTAAAGCCTATCATTGACCGAATAGCGAACTTAGCTTCAAAGCTTGAAGTGAAGGCTTTACCTTTCCTTTAATCAAATCAATGCCAGAGAATACATCGGAAGCTAATTAGCGCGTAGGCAGCGCTGCGCCGTCTGTTGTACCGTTTTAGAGAGAATTTGAGTTAAGAGACtaatccaaaaaaaagaaagtGACCAATCTTTCTGTGGAGGCGGCGAAGGGATGGTAAGGCTTTGAAGCCAAGCAAGCAGCTATTAGAAAGAAGTTGAAGCTATAACAGCAGAAGGGGAGAAAAGAAATGACCTAGGAGGTATCCTATTTTGAACACAAATGGTATCAAACCTCAATTTCTTCTTTTGAATACTACTTATAGATAGTCTTCAGAAGAAGGGTTGGTTGCATACCTGCTATAAGGGGGGTGCCCCACTGAATCTGTCTCCAACTAATTTCATTTTAGTTTCGTTGCGGGCCAGAGCTCCTTTTGATTCTGTTTTATCTCAGTCAAACTCTATTTGCTAAATAGAAGCACATTTAACGCTTCAGCGGCGAGCTCCGTGCGTGAGCAGCGACTAAGCAACATCCAATCTTTCTTAACACTTTGTACGCTTGAAGGCCCCTCCTCTACGGAAGGGTACAGAGACGAGGCCTTTGATCCAACTCTTTTTTACATAAAGAAACACATTTATCTTGAGTTCCGCCAAACAAACTCGAAACCTTACTGTTTGATTGTCCCTGGGAGATTAATATGAGACAATTAATTATAATATCAGCTGGTAAAATGAAACGGAAAATATTGTTCATATACTTTAAGATGCTAGAGGAAGAGTCTTGAAAGTAGTGATAGTGGAGTATATTTAAATGCGAAAATCATGGAATACCTGATCAGCGGATCGTTCCCTGACTGTTTTTGGAGCCcctaaaaaaaagaaataacaaGTAAGAAGACAAGCTTTAGAAGGAGGAGTGATGGAAAACTGAAATAGAAGACATATCAACTCGCCAACTCTAACAACCTTCAAAACTCTTATCCAGGCTTCCTGTCATTTTGAATAGTTGATCGAAGTGAGGCCGACAGTACAATACTCCTTCAAACGAGTTATAATTACTCAGCTGCAGAACATTAAAAATGACAAGAAAATAAGATCAAGACATTTAACCACGTGAAAACAAGACGCTTCATTGATGCTAAAGATGCAAAGGAGAATATGGAGATTCTATATACTCTAGATACTAGATCTCTACACTAGCAGTGGCAGT encodes the following:
- the LOC104248891 gene encoding LIM domain-containing protein WLIM1-like produces the protein MATFGGTTQKCKGCEKTVYLVDQLTADNKVYHKACFRCHHCKGTLKLSNYNSFEGVLYCRPHFDQLFKMTGSLDKSFEGAPKTVRERSADQGQSNSKVSSLFGGTQDKCVSLCKKELDQRPRLCKGPFSISEVVNGEQDFSYLKSIVVLFGDISFLFLCLLRRKQKWRKNKRRGVGLLLMKSLLGNLKEKKGSNGPIYSSATKMDDMIT